A window of Procambarus clarkii isolate CNS0578487 chromosome 9, FALCON_Pclarkii_2.0, whole genome shotgun sequence contains these coding sequences:
- the LOC138362822 gene encoding apolipoprotein A-Ia-like, producing MNYIILSTDLLNVIPILDDQLTQAIPTLDDILTQAIPTLDDILTQAIPTLDDILTQAIPTLDDILTQAIPTLDDILTQAIPTLDDILTQAIPTLDDILTQAIPTLDDILTQAIPTLDDILTQAIPTLDDILTQAIPTLDDILTQAIPTLDDILTQAIPTLDDILTQAIPTLDDILTQAIPTLDDILTQAIPTLDDILTQAIPTLDDILTQAIPTLDDILTQAIPTLDDILTQAIPTLDDILTQAIPTLDDILTQAIPTLDDILTQAIPTLDDILTQAIPTLDDILTQAIPTLDDILTQAIPTLDDILTQAIPTLDDILTQAIPTLDDILTQAIPTLDDILTETILTGDILTAYIVIVFWSNFCCGVYLFLMGLIVYNGSSRF from the coding sequence ATGAATTACATAATACTCTCAACTGACTTGTTAAACGTCATCCCTATTCTAGACGATCAACTCACCCAAGCCATCCCAACACTGGACGATATACTCACCCAAGCCATCCCAACACTGGACGATATACTCACACAAGCCATCCCAACACTGGACGATATACTCACCCAAGCCATCCCAACACTGGACGATATACTCACCCAAGCCATCCCAACACTGGACGATATACTCACCCAAGCCATCCCAACACTGGACGATATACTCACCCAAGCCATCCCAACACTGGACGATATACTCACTCAAGCCATCCCAACACTGGACGATATACTCACCCAAGCCATCCCAACACTGGACGATATACTCACCCAAGCCATCCCAACACTGGACGATATACTCACCCAAGCCATCCCAACACTGGACGATATACTCACCCAAGCCATCCCAACACTGGACGATATACTCACCCAAGCCATCCCAACACTGGACGATATACTCACACAAGCCATCCCAACACTGGACGATATACTCACCCAAGCCATCCCAACACTGGACGATATACTCACCCAAGCCATCCCAACACTGGACGATATACTCACCCAAGCCATCCCAACACTGGACGATATACTCACCCAAGCCATCCCAACACTGGACGATATACTCACCCAAGCCATCCCAACACTGGACGATATACTCACCCAAGCCATCCCAACACTGGACGATATACTCACCCAAGCCATCCCAACACTGGACGATATACTCACCCAAGCCATCCCAACACTGGACGATATACTCACCCAAGCCATCCCAACACTGGACGATATACTCACCCAAGCCATCCCAACACTGGACGATATACTCACCCAAGCCATCCCAACACTGGACGATATACTCACACAAGCCATCCCAACACTGGACGATATACTCACACAAGCCATCCCAACACTGGACGATATACTCACTCAAGCCATCCCAACACTGGACGATATACTCACTCAAGCCATCCCAACACTGGACGATATACTCACAGAAACCATCCTTACTGGCGATATACTGACTGCCTATATTGTTATCGTTTTCTGGTCTAATTTTTGCTGTGGTGTCTATTTATTTTTAATGGGGTTAATAGTTTATAATGGATCTAGTCGTTTCTAG